One Mercenaria mercenaria strain notata chromosome 12, MADL_Memer_1, whole genome shotgun sequence DNA segment encodes these proteins:
- the LOC128547558 gene encoding uncharacterized protein LOC128547558 has product MAHSAYFDGQFSSDEIREMFCERCDSEGKYAPAEGLCVTCADYMCKVCIKYHCQYKPDHEILTKNEMPTDVCFDKCADHTSKFIKFYCECCSSFACSDCTKAALESDKNEDHRWKHLPILLVDFDNSKVHKDFEQSLCEVKQKLDIMHKNADRLKTLNDSCNETATQNLKQKILKYSKSLSTIEQDFRSRIGREKSLNDGIIQTVTNVGETYKSEINAIENDLKKMRDLGQRSKLFMSEVHHQQSLKRINCKLDKMKNKSEIDTYEFEPKNVELVSENIGTFTVTPNVKNVYVNTEVVSSINTGLKRLLLLGDVDGMCLVKGIFLVIVSYFCKIIKVFKEEKHEHKELFSYPQSEEPHGLTTLNDNQVAVSLYNKKKGWIYIFSVSDEGSLLKTSEIYTHTASCGLAEYENTLVVAYTHPLSSVNIMLPTGKVINTIENDRDGKALFRSPIDVVLSLDKTKMYVSDFWKHAVIMLSMNGNHLKTYKDVELKSPSCLTVDDDGLIYVCAETSKNIHILTPDLHKTGVIQNIQAPRSILYDSKGKHLYIGFKYSSKIKVLQVKKKAS; this is encoded by the coding sequence ATGGCACACTCAGCTTATTTTGATGGACAGTTTAGTTCTGATGAAATTCGAGAAATGTTTTGTGAGCGTTGTGATTCGGAGGGGAAATATGCTCCAGCGGAAGGATTGTGTGTTACCTGCGCGGATTACATGTGTAAAGTGTGTATAAAATATCACTGTCAGTACAAACCGGATCATGAAATTCTTACTAAAAATGAGATGCCGACCGACGTATGCTTTGATAAATGTGCAGATCACACCAGTAAATTTATCAAGTTCTACTGTGAATGCTGCAGTAGTTTTGCCTGCTCGGACTGTACAAAAGCTGCGCTCGAGTCTGATAAAAATGAAGATCATCGCTGGAAACATCTGCCAATTCTGCTCGTGGATTTTGACAACAGTAAAGTACATAAAGattttgaacaaagtttgtgCGAAGTTAAACAAAAGCTGGATATAATGCATAAAAATGCCGATCGACTGAAAACCTTAAATGATAGTTGTAATGAAACGGCAACACAGAATTTGAAACAGAAAATTCTGAAATATAGCAAAAGTCTTTCAACCATTGAACAAGACTTTCGGTCCAGAATTGGGAGAGAAAAATCACTGAATGATGGAATTATTCAGACTGTTACCAATGTTGGTGAAACCTATAAATCAGAAATCAATGCAATCGAAAACGACCTGAAGAAAATGAGAGAtctaggtcaaagatcaaagttGTTTATGTCAGAAGTGCATCATCAACAAAGCTTAAAGAGAATTAACTGCAAACTTGACAAAATGAAGAATAAAAGTGAAATTGATACCTATGAATTTGAGCCAAAGAACGTAGAACTAGTTTCAGAAAATATTGGGACATTTACAGTCACACCAAACGTGAAAAATGTATATGTTAATACAGAAGTAGTTAGTAGCATAAATACAGGTCTTAAGCGACTTTTACTTCTTGGCGATGTAGACGGCATGTGTCTGGTAAAAGGTATATTTTTAGTTATTGTAAGTTACTTCTGTaagattataaaagttttcaaaGAAGAAAAACATGAACATAAAGAATTGTTTTCCTATCCGCAATCGGAAGAACCGCATGGATTGACAACTCTAAATGACAATCAGgtagctgtcagtttatataataaaaagaaaggaTGGATTTACATATTCTCTGTCTCAGATGAAGGAAGTCTTTTAAAAACGTCAGAAATATACACACATACCGCTTCCTGCGGTTTAGCAGAGTACGAAAACACTCTTGTGGTAGCATATACACATCCATTAAGTTCAGTCAATATAATGCTTCCAACGGGAAAGGTCATAAATACAATCGAAAACGATAGGGACGGCAAAGCATTATTCCGATCCCCTATTGATGTCGTGTTAAGCCTTGACAAGACAAAAATGTATGTGTCTGATTTTTGGAAACACGCCGTTATCATGCTGAGTATGAATGGcaatcatttgaaaacatataaagaCGTTGAATTAAAAAGTCCTAGCTGTTTAACTGTGGATGACGATGGATTGATATACGTATGTGCAGAAACGTCAAAAAACATTCATATACTGACTCCAGATCTTCATAAGACGGGTGTTATACAAAATATCCAAGCACCAAGAAGCATTCTATATGACAGTAAAGGAAAACATTtgtatattgggtttaaatattCCAGCAAAATAAAGGTgttacaagtaaaaaaaaaagcttcttAA